Proteins encoded within one genomic window of Macrobrachium nipponense isolate FS-2020 chromosome 9, ASM1510439v2, whole genome shotgun sequence:
- the LOC135218405 gene encoding uncharacterized protein LOC135218405 isoform X3, which yields MSFGSQRSLMPRRTVLMVSLGMLVFLAFFYLHSSDNYTPNIRDPEPAPEIITDDNYQGLWQGNPKLINYIRSLFRPPSTEAYQLSNPKRKHFTFMEQSKFVGDLYGPGKVSLCKMVQSMLVSVGWARRDQCL from the exons ATGTCCTTTGGAAGCCAGAGGTCCCTGATGCCTAGAAGGACAGTGTTGATGGTCTCTTTAGGAATGCTTGTATTCCTGgcatttttttatcttcatagtAGTGACA ATTACACCCCAAACATCAGGGATCCTGAGCCAGCACCTGAGATTATCACAGATGACAATTACCAG GGCTTATGGCAGGGAAACCCAAAGCTGATAAACTACATTCGCTCATTGTTTCGACCTCCATCGACTGAGGCTTACCAGCTCTCTAACCCAAAACGGAAGCATTTCACCTTCATGGAGCAGTCGAAATTCGTTGGCGATTTGTATGGCCCAGGCAAGGTCAGTCTCTGTAAGATGGTCCAGTCAATGTTAGTGTCTGTAGGATGGGCCAGGAGAGATCAGTGTCTCTAA
- the LOC135218405 gene encoding uncharacterized protein LOC135218405 isoform X1, translating to MIERNLKEDRLDTMSFGSQRSLMPRRTVLMVSLGMLVFLAFFYLHSSDNYTPNIRDPEPAPEIITDDNYQGLWQGNPKLINYIRSLFRPPSTEAYQLSNPKRKHFTFMEQSKFVGDLYGPGKVSLCKMVQSMLVSVGWARRDQCL from the exons GAAGGAGGATCGGCTCGACACAATGTCCTTTGGAAGCCAGAGGTCCCTGATGCCTAGAAGGACAGTGTTGATGGTCTCTTTAGGAATGCTTGTATTCCTGgcatttttttatcttcatagtAGTGACA ATTACACCCCAAACATCAGGGATCCTGAGCCAGCACCTGAGATTATCACAGATGACAATTACCAG GGCTTATGGCAGGGAAACCCAAAGCTGATAAACTACATTCGCTCATTGTTTCGACCTCCATCGACTGAGGCTTACCAGCTCTCTAACCCAAAACGGAAGCATTTCACCTTCATGGAGCAGTCGAAATTCGTTGGCGATTTGTATGGCCCAGGCAAGGTCAGTCTCTGTAAGATGGTCCAGTCAATGTTAGTGTCTGTAGGATGGGCCAGGAGAGATCAGTGTCTCTAA
- the LOC135218405 gene encoding uncharacterized protein LOC135218405 isoform X2, translated as MEEKEDRLDTMSFGSQRSLMPRRTVLMVSLGMLVFLAFFYLHSSDNYTPNIRDPEPAPEIITDDNYQGLWQGNPKLINYIRSLFRPPSTEAYQLSNPKRKHFTFMEQSKFVGDLYGPGKVSLCKMVQSMLVSVGWARRDQCL; from the exons GAAGGAGGATCGGCTCGACACAATGTCCTTTGGAAGCCAGAGGTCCCTGATGCCTAGAAGGACAGTGTTGATGGTCTCTTTAGGAATGCTTGTATTCCTGgcatttttttatcttcatagtAGTGACA ATTACACCCCAAACATCAGGGATCCTGAGCCAGCACCTGAGATTATCACAGATGACAATTACCAG GGCTTATGGCAGGGAAACCCAAAGCTGATAAACTACATTCGCTCATTGTTTCGACCTCCATCGACTGAGGCTTACCAGCTCTCTAACCCAAAACGGAAGCATTTCACCTTCATGGAGCAGTCGAAATTCGTTGGCGATTTGTATGGCCCAGGCAAGGTCAGTCTCTGTAAGATGGTCCAGTCAATGTTAGTGTCTGTAGGATGGGCCAGGAGAGATCAGTGTCTCTAA
- the LOC135217950 gene encoding uncharacterized protein LOC135217950: MLSGSQRPLGPRKITLLISLALMILVGFSYFHPNESSIPNVKDPEPVSPIITDNNYQGLKQDDPRLISYIRSLMRPPSTEPYHLSSPNRKHFTAMEQSKFVGNLYGPGKRESCFFVESGV, encoded by the exons ATGTTATCCGGAAGTCAGCGGCCCCTGGGTCCTAGGAAGATCACATTGTTAATATCTTTGGCACTGATGATTCTCGTAggatttagttattttcatcCCAATGAGA GTTCCATCCCAAACGTCAAAGATCCTGAACCAGTATCGCCTATAATCACAGACAACAATTATCAG ggTCTAAAGCAGGATGATCCAAGGTTGATATCCTACATTCGCTCGCTCATGCGTCCTCCATCGACGGAGCCCTACCATCTCTCCAGCCCAAATCGGAAGCATTTCACAGCAATGGAGCAGTCAAAGTTCGTCGGTAACTTGTATGGTCCAGGCAAG CGCGAAAGCTGCTTCTTCGTGGAGTCGGGGGTCTGA